One Rhodoluna sp. KAS3 DNA window includes the following coding sequences:
- a CDS encoding bifunctional [glutamine synthetase] adenylyltransferase/[glutamine synthetase]-adenylyl-L-tyrosine phosphorylase, with amino-acid sequence MSDRGRGMGLSELARFGFADLSSTTAKLDQLVKLVGDSGRSALADLAVCADPDQALNALLFLAESNSAKVKAILKKPDSSRRLCLLLGASSALGDFLKRRPECLNYFDKAIAALPTQALATEFFRSRVAHLLVPGFNSPDVWSALRIAYRESLLQIAIYDLSMVDVKAGLPSVAASLADIAGAALEVAIEIARVELSSTADHGVFTAEEIQSTEFAVIAMGKCGARELNYISDVDVIYVAGSKSAELANERAVEIATKLATRMMRAIDATAAEPMLWQVDPNLRPEGKSGALVRTLESHLAYYERWAQSWEFQALLKARPLAGSSELGEAYVNALAPKVWSSASRENFVESVQKMRERVTDYIPASEVDAQIKLGPGGLRDVEFTVQLLQLVHGRTDPSVRHRDTISAINALATAGYVGRSEAAAFAESYRFLRLLEHRIQLSDMRRTHLMPASDTRRRALARAVNPKWTVEELLSAWDSVKLEVRALHQKIFYRPLLSAVSRLDGESLSLTDTQAEDRLHAIGFQDPKGALVHIAALTSGLSRRAAIQKQLLPVLLQWFSEGSDPDSALLSFRRLSEDLGESHWYLRMLRDSTYAAQRMTQVLANSKLATSLFERIPEAAAWFEKPEDLIPLATSEITSEFEAVIGRHDSSEKAINGVRSIRRRETLRIALGAVLGDIDITQVSNSLSGLFESYLRAVLSIAVEFKDLDLAPGSVSEHVDLGIIAMGRFGGEELGFGSDADVMFVYRVTDGADPALAQKVAERVISEIKRLSSDPLLEFELDLDLRPEGKNGPVARSLDSYAAYYARWANTWEAQALLRARPIAGSSELQSQFLTLINQYRYPTELTESAIVEIRRIKARVETERLPLGADPRRHLKLGRGSLSDVEWLVQLLQLQYGNEHPSIRTPKTLQALEACAREGLIAEHDARVLAEAWTLASRVRSASILWANKRTDVLPTDRRQLEGMARILEYPRGGAGQLQEDYLAFTRRSRAVFERIFYGFEPDAKPE; translated from the coding sequence ATGTCCGATAGAGGTCGTGGCATGGGTCTGTCTGAGCTGGCCAGGTTCGGTTTTGCCGACCTAAGTTCTACGACCGCAAAACTCGACCAACTGGTGAAACTGGTTGGTGACTCGGGTCGTTCAGCATTGGCTGACCTAGCCGTATGCGCTGATCCTGACCAGGCATTGAATGCCTTGCTATTTCTAGCTGAATCAAACTCGGCCAAGGTAAAGGCAATCCTCAAAAAGCCGGACTCATCGCGCAGGCTGTGTTTGCTGCTCGGAGCGTCATCGGCGCTTGGCGATTTCCTAAAGCGTCGGCCCGAATGCCTGAACTACTTCGATAAGGCAATTGCCGCCTTGCCGACTCAGGCTTTGGCCACCGAGTTTTTTAGATCCAGAGTTGCGCACCTGCTGGTGCCCGGGTTCAATTCTCCTGATGTCTGGTCTGCTCTTCGAATTGCCTACCGAGAATCTTTGCTGCAAATCGCTATCTATGACCTTTCGATGGTTGACGTCAAAGCCGGATTGCCGTCTGTCGCGGCATCTCTGGCAGACATTGCTGGTGCCGCTTTGGAAGTCGCAATCGAAATTGCTCGGGTTGAACTGTCGAGCACTGCCGACCATGGAGTATTTACTGCCGAGGAGATTCAAAGTACAGAATTTGCAGTCATCGCTATGGGTAAGTGTGGCGCCCGTGAGCTGAATTACATCAGCGATGTTGACGTAATCTATGTCGCTGGCAGCAAAAGCGCCGAACTTGCTAATGAGCGTGCAGTTGAAATTGCCACCAAGTTAGCCACCCGGATGATGCGGGCTATCGACGCAACGGCTGCTGAACCTATGCTGTGGCAGGTAGACCCAAATCTGCGACCGGAGGGTAAATCAGGAGCACTGGTTCGCACTCTCGAATCGCACCTCGCCTACTACGAGCGTTGGGCCCAAAGCTGGGAGTTCCAGGCGCTCCTTAAAGCACGGCCGCTTGCAGGTTCTTCGGAACTGGGCGAAGCATATGTCAACGCTCTCGCGCCAAAGGTTTGGTCCTCTGCATCACGTGAGAACTTCGTTGAGTCGGTACAAAAGATGCGTGAGCGTGTCACCGATTACATTCCGGCAAGTGAAGTGGACGCTCAAATTAAGCTCGGCCCCGGCGGCCTTAGAGACGTTGAATTCACCGTGCAACTCCTGCAGCTTGTGCATGGACGTACCGACCCATCGGTCAGGCACAGAGACACGATTTCGGCTATAAACGCTCTGGCCACTGCAGGGTATGTCGGCCGTTCAGAGGCAGCGGCATTTGCAGAGAGCTACCGTTTCTTGCGTCTTCTTGAGCACCGGATTCAACTTTCGGACATGCGTCGTACCCATCTGATGCCCGCGAGTGATACTCGCCGTCGCGCATTGGCTCGCGCTGTGAATCCAAAGTGGACCGTTGAGGAGCTTTTATCGGCTTGGGACTCGGTCAAATTGGAAGTCAGGGCTCTTCATCAAAAGATTTTTTACCGGCCACTGCTGAGCGCCGTGTCTCGTTTAGATGGTGAAAGTCTCTCTCTCACTGACACTCAGGCCGAGGACCGACTGCACGCCATCGGTTTTCAGGATCCAAAGGGAGCGCTTGTACACATCGCCGCGTTGACTTCAGGGTTGTCGAGGAGGGCAGCGATTCAAAAGCAGTTGCTGCCTGTCCTGCTGCAATGGTTCTCTGAGGGTTCTGACCCAGATTCTGCGCTGCTTTCCTTCCGTCGACTAAGCGAGGATCTAGGGGAGTCCCACTGGTACTTGCGCATGCTGCGGGACAGCACGTATGCGGCCCAGCGAATGACTCAGGTTCTTGCTAACAGCAAGCTGGCCACAAGCCTTTTTGAGCGTATCCCCGAGGCTGCGGCTTGGTTCGAGAAGCCCGAAGACCTAATTCCGTTGGCTACTTCCGAGATCACAAGTGAATTCGAAGCGGTTATCGGGCGCCACGATTCTTCAGAGAAGGCGATTAACGGTGTCCGGAGCATTCGGAGGCGTGAAACCCTTCGCATAGCGCTTGGAGCTGTCCTTGGTGACATCGACATAACACAGGTGTCAAACAGCCTCAGCGGCCTATTTGAATCCTATCTGCGGGCGGTGTTGAGTATCGCAGTTGAATTCAAGGACCTGGATCTAGCACCAGGATCAGTCAGTGAGCACGTAGATCTCGGAATTATTGCAATGGGTCGCTTCGGCGGCGAAGAGCTCGGCTTTGGTTCGGATGCGGATGTGATGTTCGTTTACCGGGTAACTGATGGCGCCGATCCCGCTCTCGCGCAAAAAGTGGCCGAAAGAGTTATTAGTGAAATCAAGCGGCTAAGTTCTGACCCACTTCTTGAATTTGAGTTGGATCTTGATTTGCGACCTGAAGGCAAAAACGGTCCGGTTGCTCGTTCGCTTGATTCCTATGCTGCCTACTATGCCCGATGGGCTAACACCTGGGAGGCCCAGGCCCTGCTCAGAGCGCGTCCGATAGCTGGTTCCTCCGAGTTGCAATCGCAATTTTTGACGCTCATCAATCAATACCGATACCCAACCGAGTTGACGGAAAGCGCCATAGTAGAGATTCGCAGAATCAAGGCCCGGGTTGAGACTGAACGACTTCCGCTAGGCGCTGACCCGCGCCGACACTTGAAACTTGGCCGAGGTTCATTGAGCGACGTCGAGTGGCTCGTGCAGCTTCTTCAGCTTCAGTACGGGAATGAACACCCCTCAATTCGAACACCCAAAACGCTGCAGGCGCTTGAGGCTTGCGCACGTGAGGGGCTAATTGCGGAGCATGACGCACGCGTGTTAGCTGAGGCTTGGACACTTGCGTCTCGGGTTCGTTCTGCTTCAATCTTGTGGGCCAACAAGCGGACGGATGTACTGCCGACTGATCGTCGTCAACTCGAAGGTATGGCTCGAATTCTGGAATATCCGCGAGGGGGAGCGGGCCAGCTTCAAGAGGATTATTTGGCGTTCACTCGGCGCTCTCGTGCTGTGTTTGAGCGCATCTTTTACGGATTCGAACCGGACGCCAAGCCCGAATAG
- the glnA gene encoding type I glutamate--ammonia ligase has protein sequence MDKQTDFVLRTIEERGVKFIRLWFTDVAGTLKSVAIAPAEVEGAFAEGLGFDGSAIEGLARTYEADMLAQPDPSTFQILPWRGEIDPTARMFCDIQTPDGLPAAADPRNVLRRALAKASDMGFSFYIHPEIEFYLLKSTQLDANGEPVPVDNAGYFDNVPGGTAHDFRRRAVSMLEQLGISVEFSHHEGGPGQNEIDLRYADALTMADNIMTFRTVIKEVAIEQGVYATFMPKPFTQHPGSGMHTHMSLFEGDTNAFFDPSSQYHLSKTAKHFIAGLLRHAPEITAVTNQYVNSYKRLWGGGEAPSFVCWGHNNRSALIRVPLYKPDKGNSSRIEYRAIDSAANPYLAYALLLNAGLKGIQEEYPLPAETEDNVWSLNDAERRAMGIQPLPQSLDHAIRKLEESELVAETLGEEVFSYVLANKRREWAAYRAQVTPFELKQNLETL, from the coding sequence ATGGATAAGCAGACAGATTTCGTCCTTCGCACAATTGAAGAGCGAGGCGTGAAATTTATTCGCCTTTGGTTCACGGACGTGGCAGGAACATTGAAGTCTGTTGCGATCGCGCCGGCTGAAGTCGAGGGGGCGTTTGCTGAGGGTCTTGGATTCGATGGGTCAGCGATTGAGGGACTAGCCCGTACCTACGAGGCGGACATGCTTGCTCAGCCTGATCCAAGCACTTTCCAGATTCTTCCTTGGCGTGGCGAGATCGATCCAACCGCGCGAATGTTCTGTGACATTCAGACTCCGGATGGCTTGCCAGCTGCGGCTGATCCACGAAATGTTTTGCGTCGGGCACTTGCCAAGGCCTCTGACATGGGCTTCTCGTTCTACATCCACCCTGAGATTGAGTTTTACCTTCTGAAGTCCACCCAGCTTGATGCCAACGGCGAGCCTGTTCCAGTTGACAACGCTGGCTACTTTGACAATGTTCCGGGCGGCACCGCCCATGATTTCCGTCGCCGTGCGGTTTCGATGCTCGAGCAACTCGGTATTTCAGTCGAGTTTAGCCACCACGAAGGTGGCCCGGGCCAGAACGAGATCGACCTTCGTTATGCCGACGCCCTAACTATGGCTGACAACATCATGACCTTTAGAACTGTGATCAAAGAGGTTGCTATTGAGCAGGGTGTTTATGCCACCTTTATGCCAAAGCCGTTCACCCAGCACCCTGGTTCTGGAATGCACACCCACATGTCGCTATTCGAGGGTGATACAAACGCATTCTTCGACCCAAGCTCCCAGTATCACCTTTCAAAAACCGCAAAGCATTTCATTGCCGGACTGCTTCGACACGCACCAGAAATCACCGCTGTAACTAACCAGTACGTGAATTCGTATAAGCGTCTCTGGGGTGGCGGCGAGGCTCCGAGCTTTGTTTGCTGGGGCCACAACAACCGCTCGGCTCTAATTAGGGTTCCGCTGTACAAGCCAGACAAGGGAAACTCTTCGCGCATTGAATATCGGGCGATCGATTCAGCTGCGAATCCGTACCTTGCGTACGCGTTGCTGCTGAATGCTGGGCTCAAGGGAATTCAAGAAGAGTATCCTCTGCCAGCTGAGACCGAGGACAATGTTTGGAGCCTAAATGACGCCGAACGACGCGCCATGGGAATTCAGCCGCTGCCACAAAGCCTTGACCACGCGATTCGCAAGTTAGAGGAGTCTGAGTTGGTAGCAGAGACCTTGGGCGAGGAAGTATTCAGTTACGTGCTGGCTAACAAGCGCCGCGAGTGGGCAGCCTACCGAGCACAGGTGACGCCTTTCGAACTAAAGCAGAACCTCGAGACCCTCTAG
- a CDS encoding NAD+ synthase: MPIVRLAMAQTNPIVGDISGNVARCLATVREAAANQANLVVFGEMCVTGYPIEDLATRPDFIEAAESAVRELAGDLESDGFGDIAVVIGHPSRASSSTWAIAHNSSSVLLGGTVLGRYDKHHLPNYSVFDEYRVFVPGNQLFTFEHCGLKFSTLICEDIWQSGGPVAEISNHGTDVALVLNGSPFEVDKGDRRLELVRDLAITQNIAVAYVNLTGGQDDLVFDGDSLFVDSSGELVVRAEQFQTSIDYVDITSKSTAESKNMGAPALTRSSLEEQVWNALVTGLKDYVAKNGFKSVILGLSGGIDSAVCASIAADAIGAENVFGVLMPSEHSSDHSIGDAVDLAQRIGLNYQTESIKDFVDAFEKQIPLTGLAAENLQARARGLILMSLSNQRGHLTLTTGNKTELAVGYSTIYGDSVGGFAPIKDVEKTLVWRLANWRNKHAVAVGHTPPIPQNSIEKPPSAELRPGQVDQDSLPDYETLDSLLELYVEKSFGRKQIIDAGFEVDTVDRVISLVDRSEWKRRQGAIGPKISPLAFGRDRRFPITNRWTHRKS; encoded by the coding sequence ATGCCGATTGTTCGCTTAGCTATGGCCCAGACCAACCCGATTGTTGGAGACATTTCTGGAAACGTGGCCCGTTGCCTCGCCACAGTTCGTGAAGCCGCCGCCAACCAGGCCAATTTGGTGGTTTTCGGCGAAATGTGTGTTACCGGCTACCCAATCGAGGACCTAGCAACCAGACCTGATTTCATCGAGGCTGCCGAATCTGCCGTTCGTGAGTTGGCCGGTGACCTAGAGAGCGATGGATTTGGTGATATTGCTGTGGTCATCGGGCATCCGAGCCGGGCATCCTCGAGTACCTGGGCGATTGCGCACAACAGCTCCTCAGTCTTGCTTGGTGGAACGGTATTAGGACGCTATGACAAGCACCACCTGCCTAACTATTCAGTTTTTGACGAGTACCGCGTCTTCGTTCCAGGTAACCAACTCTTTACTTTCGAACACTGTGGCCTGAAGTTTTCGACCCTCATTTGCGAGGATATTTGGCAAAGTGGCGGACCGGTGGCTGAGATTTCAAACCACGGAACCGACGTTGCTCTGGTATTGAATGGCTCCCCGTTTGAAGTTGATAAGGGCGACCGCCGTCTCGAACTGGTCAGAGATCTTGCTATAACTCAAAACATTGCTGTGGCGTATGTGAACCTGACTGGCGGCCAGGATGATTTGGTCTTTGACGGCGACAGTCTCTTTGTTGATTCCAGTGGCGAATTAGTTGTTCGAGCTGAGCAGTTTCAGACCTCGATCGACTACGTAGACATCACGAGCAAATCAACCGCTGAAAGTAAAAACATGGGTGCCCCTGCCCTTACACGCTCCAGCCTCGAAGAGCAGGTCTGGAATGCGCTGGTCACTGGCCTCAAGGACTACGTAGCGAAGAACGGTTTCAAATCGGTGATTTTGGGACTGTCAGGCGGAATTGACTCTGCTGTGTGTGCTTCCATCGCCGCGGATGCAATCGGTGCTGAGAACGTGTTTGGTGTACTGATGCCGAGCGAGCACTCATCTGATCACTCCATCGGGGACGCAGTGGATCTTGCCCAGCGGATTGGGTTGAATTATCAGACAGAATCAATCAAGGATTTTGTCGATGCTTTTGAGAAGCAAATACCGCTGACCGGTCTGGCCGCAGAGAACCTTCAGGCTCGCGCACGCGGGTTGATCCTGATGTCACTGTCCAACCAGCGGGGCCACCTAACTCTGACCACTGGAAACAAGACTGAACTCGCAGTTGGATACAGCACCATCTACGGCGATTCGGTCGGAGGCTTTGCACCCATCAAGGATGTTGAGAAGACATTGGTCTGGCGCCTAGCAAACTGGAGAAATAAGCATGCCGTCGCAGTGGGTCACACTCCCCCAATTCCACAGAACTCGATTGAAAAACCTCCGTCAGCGGAATTGAGACCCGGGCAAGTTGATCAAGACAGCCTTCCCGATTACGAAACTCTTGACTCGCTTCTTGAGCTTTATGTCGAAAAGTCTTTCGGTAGAAAGCAGATAATTGATGCTGGGTTTGAAGTTGATACCGTCGACCGAGTCATCTCTCTAGTAGATCGTTCGGAATGGAAGCGTCGACAGGGTGCAATTGGCCCAAAAATTTCACCACTCGCCTTCGGGCGTGACCGTAGATTTCCGATTACCAATCGTTGGACACATAGAAAGAGTTAG
- a CDS encoding RidA family protein, whose product MAADKLISSGGPWESVLGYSRAVVAGDYVHVSGSTATVDGQLQHEGDAYGQTKVALEVIAKALAQVGYGVEDVVRSRVYLASGADMDAAGKAHGEVFGEIRPALTMLAGIQFINPNMLVEIEVDAWKRS is encoded by the coding sequence ATGGCAGCAGACAAGTTGATTTCAAGCGGTGGACCATGGGAGTCAGTTTTGGGCTACTCTCGCGCGGTAGTAGCTGGCGATTACGTACACGTGTCCGGCTCCACAGCAACTGTGGACGGCCAACTTCAGCACGAAGGCGATGCCTATGGTCAGACCAAGGTTGCTCTTGAAGTGATTGCCAAGGCGCTTGCTCAGGTTGGTTATGGCGTTGAAGATGTCGTCCGCTCAAGGGTTTACCTAGCCAGCGGTGCTGACATGGATGCCGCAGGTAAAGCGCATGGTGAAGTCTTTGGTGAAATTCGCCCAGCACTAACCATGCTTGCAGGCATTCAGTTCATCAACCCAAACATGCTGGTCGAGATTGAAGTGGATGCCTGGAAGCGTAGCTAA
- the panB gene encoding 3-methyl-2-oxobutanoate hydroxymethyltransferase has product MEFLPKKVRTSTLKEFKASGHKFSCLTSYDHLTAGLFDQSGIDVLLVGDSAADNSLGYSSTLPITVAEMATFGRAVASAALRALVVIDMPFGSYETGPADALANAIALMKPTGADAVKLEGGKRSADQIRTLVEAGIPVMGHIGFTPQSVNVLGGFKIQGRGDAAEQLLEDALAVQNAGAFAVVLEMVPSAIAGEISAKLDIPTIGIGAGPQVDGQILVWTDFAGMTAGRPRKFVKRYANLGEQLASAALNYRTEVANGQFPTADHSFED; this is encoded by the coding sequence ATGGAATTCCTTCCCAAGAAGGTTAGAACTTCTACTCTCAAAGAATTTAAGGCAAGCGGGCACAAGTTCAGTTGCCTTACCAGTTATGACCACCTGACTGCCGGCCTGTTTGATCAATCTGGGATAGACGTTCTCTTGGTGGGTGATTCCGCTGCTGATAACAGCCTGGGGTACTCGAGCACTTTGCCCATCACGGTAGCCGAGATGGCAACCTTTGGTCGCGCAGTGGCATCGGCAGCTCTGCGCGCTCTTGTCGTAATTGACATGCCGTTTGGCTCATACGAGACAGGCCCCGCGGACGCCCTCGCAAACGCAATAGCGCTAATGAAACCAACTGGCGCTGATGCCGTGAAGCTTGAAGGTGGCAAACGAAGCGCAGACCAGATTCGCACTCTTGTGGAGGCCGGAATCCCGGTTATGGGTCACATTGGCTTCACACCGCAGAGCGTCAATGTCTTGGGCGGCTTTAAAATTCAAGGTCGCGGAGATGCAGCCGAACAGTTGCTTGAGGATGCCCTAGCCGTCCAAAATGCGGGTGCATTTGCAGTAGTACTCGAAATGGTTCCATCAGCAATCGCCGGTGAAATTAGCGCCAAGCTAGACATTCCAACGATTGGAATTGGCGCTGGCCCACAGGTTGATGGTCAAATTTTGGTCTGGACGGATTTTGCTGGCATGACAGCAGGCCGGCCACGGAAGTTTGTCAAGCGCTATGCAAATCTCGGGGAACAACTGGCTTCAGCAGCATTGAACTACCGAACTGAAGTGGCAAACGGGCAGTTTCCGACGGCTGACCATTCATTCGAGGACTAG
- a CDS encoding SPOR domain-containing protein, whose translation MESSYSEHEEKPEYWFNLKSLKVEVGRLSPSPNRVGPFATSQEAAEALQTIRLRSEAWRKAEEQD comes from the coding sequence ATGGAAAGTTCATACTCAGAACATGAGGAAAAACCGGAGTACTGGTTCAACCTGAAGTCACTAAAAGTTGAGGTTGGCCGACTATCGCCTTCACCTAACCGGGTAGGACCGTTTGCGACCTCGCAGGAGGCTGCAGAAGCTCTGCAGACTATTCGGTTGCGCTCTGAAGCCTGGCGGAAGGCCGAGGAGCAGGACTAG
- the map gene encoding type I methionyl aminopeptidase — protein sequence MPRDSKTGHLIPGVLSPTRQVPAEIARPAYVGKKSPAPWTGGDVRTPGEIAKIRAAGRIAAQAIELVGKHAVPGVTTDELDRIGHEFLISQGAYPSTLGYRGFPKSLCSSINEVICHGIPDDTVLQEGDIVNIDITAFKDGFHGDSNQTFKVGEVTDEVSLLVERTHEAMMRGIRAATVGRQVNIIGRAIETYAKRFNYGVVRDFTGHGIGEAFHSGLIIPHYDSAPAYDTEIKVGMVFTIEPMLTLGTHEWNMWSDNWTVVTRDKSITAQFEHTIAITEDGPEILTLP from the coding sequence ATGCCTCGCGATTCGAAAACTGGCCATCTGATTCCCGGTGTCCTTAGCCCAACCCGGCAAGTTCCGGCAGAAATTGCCCGACCGGCCTACGTTGGTAAAAAGTCACCTGCGCCTTGGACTGGCGGCGACGTTCGGACGCCGGGTGAAATCGCCAAGATCCGAGCCGCTGGTCGTATTGCTGCGCAGGCAATTGAACTGGTCGGAAAGCATGCCGTACCAGGAGTCACAACCGATGAGCTTGATCGAATCGGGCACGAGTTCTTGATTAGCCAGGGCGCGTATCCATCAACCCTCGGTTACAGAGGTTTCCCAAAGTCGCTCTGCTCGTCAATCAACGAGGTCATCTGCCACGGCATTCCTGACGATACAGTCCTTCAGGAGGGTGACATCGTAAACATTGACATCACCGCGTTCAAGGACGGCTTCCACGGCGATAGCAATCAGACTTTCAAAGTTGGCGAAGTCACGGACGAAGTTAGCCTTCTGGTAGAGCGCACCCATGAGGCCATGATGCGGGGAATTCGGGCAGCCACAGTCGGTCGCCAAGTGAACATCATCGGCCGCGCCATCGAAACTTATGCAAAGCGCTTCAACTATGGGGTGGTTCGTGACTTTACCGGTCACGGAATCGGCGAGGCTTTCCATTCCGGACTGATAATTCCTCACTACGACTCTGCACCGGCGTACGACACTGAGATCAAGGTAGGTATGGTGTTTACCATCGAGCCGATGCTTACCCTCGGCACGCACGAATGGAACATGTGGTCGGACAACTGGACCGTAGTCACGCGAGATAAAAGCATCACCGCTCAGTTTGAGCACACCATCGCCATCACCGAGGATGGCCCGGAAATCCTTACTCTTCCTTAG
- a CDS encoding polyphosphate--glucose phosphotransferase → MAKIAIGIDIGGTGIKGALVDVSNGELLSSRVRIETPEGGRPNDIAEVLKVLISQIPGATQDLPVGICFPAVVQHGVTMSAANVSPEWIGLDADSLFTKSLGRPVHVINDADAAGVAEVKFGAGRKQDGLVIMTTLGTGIGTALFINGKLVPNTELGHLEIDGVDYESKASFAAKEREELGWDSWAERLQKYYSTLERLFSPDLFIIGGGVSKQHEEFVPLLKLRAKVVPAKKRNNAGILGAAALAIRSTKN, encoded by the coding sequence ATGGCAAAGATTGCAATTGGAATTGACATTGGCGGCACCGGAATTAAGGGTGCTCTCGTCGATGTTTCAAATGGAGAGCTACTCTCCAGCAGAGTTCGCATCGAGACACCTGAGGGCGGCCGACCTAACGACATCGCTGAAGTGCTTAAGGTTTTGATCTCACAGATTCCGGGTGCCACGCAAGATCTTCCGGTCGGCATCTGCTTTCCCGCTGTGGTCCAACACGGTGTCACTATGTCAGCCGCAAATGTTTCTCCTGAGTGGATTGGGCTCGACGCCGATTCGCTATTCACCAAATCGCTAGGCCGTCCGGTCCATGTGATCAACGACGCAGATGCCGCAGGTGTTGCTGAGGTTAAGTTTGGGGCAGGTCGTAAACAAGACGGCCTAGTCATCATGACCACGTTGGGCACCGGCATTGGCACCGCTTTATTCATCAATGGAAAGCTCGTGCCCAACACCGAGCTAGGTCATCTAGAAATTGATGGCGTTGATTATGAATCGAAAGCCTCATTCGCAGCCAAGGAACGTGAAGAACTAGGTTGGGACAGCTGGGCCGAGCGACTTCAAAAGTACTACTCGACGCTTGAACGACTTTTCAGCCCCGATCTCTTCATCATCGGTGGCGGTGTCTCTAAACAGCACGAGGAATTTGTTCCGCTGCTAAAACTTCGCGCCAAGGTGGTTCCAGCAAAGAAGCGCAACAACGCCGGCATTCTTGGAGCGGCTGCGCTGGCGATTCGGTCAACTAAGAATTAG
- a CDS encoding bifunctional RNase H/acid phosphatase, translating to MASSNLIIEADGGSRGNPGLAGSGAVVIDADTGEVLIEIARYIGIATNNVAEYLALKSGLEAAIELNPEARILVRMDSKLVIEQMAGRWKIKHPDMIQIGSQVQRLVANLQVRWMWIPREENSRADALANKAMDEREDSIVHSEGAKQRSPVAEFNQVKPSSVRSPDKVTEPLTTLILVRHGRTHLTESKRISGSGGENPGLSDLGRADARAAAKALAEIGSKGPWAHIAPISAIVASPIQRTQDTANIIANELGLSVSTLPEIAEISFGDWDGHTNDEVENQWPAEFTAWQGSWSASPPNGESLEAFDQRVMRGLLEILIQHAGKTVVVVSHVMPIRGIIREAMESGISGYWRPQVAPCSLSVLRFWGSQSAEVVTINSTSHL from the coding sequence GTGGCGTCAAGCAATCTCATAATCGAGGCTGATGGCGGCTCTCGAGGAAATCCAGGTCTAGCCGGTTCGGGCGCAGTCGTTATCGACGCTGACACTGGCGAAGTGTTGATCGAGATTGCTAGGTACATAGGCATTGCAACTAACAACGTTGCCGAGTATCTGGCATTGAAATCAGGGCTCGAAGCGGCTATAGAACTAAATCCAGAGGCACGGATTTTGGTGCGTATGGATTCCAAACTCGTCATTGAGCAAATGGCAGGCCGCTGGAAGATAAAACACCCGGACATGATCCAAATTGGCAGTCAGGTGCAGCGACTAGTAGCCAATCTTCAGGTTCGCTGGATGTGGATTCCTCGTGAAGAGAATTCACGTGCAGACGCGCTGGCGAATAAGGCTATGGATGAACGCGAGGATTCGATTGTTCACAGTGAGGGCGCTAAGCAGCGGTCTCCGGTTGCTGAGTTCAATCAGGTAAAGCCGAGTTCCGTTCGTAGCCCAGATAAGGTCACCGAGCCGCTAACCACTCTTATTCTGGTGCGCCATGGACGCACCCATTTGACGGAATCCAAGCGCATTTCTGGTAGCGGCGGAGAAAATCCTGGTCTCTCTGACCTGGGGCGCGCTGATGCTCGCGCAGCGGCAAAAGCCTTGGCGGAAATCGGTTCGAAGGGGCCTTGGGCTCACATCGCGCCTATTTCGGCGATTGTGGCATCACCTATTCAGCGAACGCAGGACACAGCAAATATCATCGCCAACGAACTTGGCCTCAGCGTAAGCACTCTGCCTGAGATTGCTGAGATTTCTTTCGGCGACTGGGATGGTCACACCAATGACGAGGTTGAGAACCAGTGGCCGGCTGAGTTTACGGCTTGGCAGGGCTCATGGAGTGCCTCGCCGCCGAACGGAGAATCTCTAGAGGCTTTCGATCAGCGCGTCATGCGTGGCCTACTGGAAATACTTATTCAACACGCAGGTAAGACAGTCGTGGTTGTTAGCCATGTCATGCCAATTCGGGGAATCATCCGTGAGGCCATGGAGTCTGGTATTTCAGGATACTGGCGACCACAAGTAGCGCCATGTTCTCTATCGGTGTTGCGGTTTTGGGGTAGCCAAAGCGCTGAGGTCGTCACGATAAATTCAACGAGTCACCTCTAG